Proteins co-encoded in one Nicotiana sylvestris chromosome 7, ASM39365v2, whole genome shotgun sequence genomic window:
- the LOC138873744 gene encoding uncharacterized protein — MGISRSSGVSFTSFHLRGAAYEWWHTYEIDSPNEAASLTWTQFLVLFLREYFPQSLRDGWRAGFERLRQGAMTVSEYVVYYTSLARYAPTLVSTIHERVHRFIESLISIIRSSMARELEMDISYQQVVSIARRIEGMHARERDEREAKMSREPGHFSSARAPAACHHGRGYMSCHVHSALPAASGKDSDIDPSGVQETLGDEARQLYLCKVGNLNMVKLDMVVTLSVLKT, encoded by the exons atgggtatatcaagatcgagtggggtttccttcactagcTTCcatcttcgaggagccgcctatgagtggtggcacacctatgagatAGACAGTCCAAACGAGGCCGCTTCgttgacttggactcagttcttggttctgttcctgagggagtattttcctcagagcctcagggacgggTGGCGCGCAGGGTTTGAGCGTTtacgccagggtgctatgactgtctctgAGTATGTAGTCTATTACACCAGCTTGGCCAGATATgccccaaccttggtttctactatccacgagagggttcaccggtttattgagaGCCTTATTTCcatcatcagatctagcatggctcgtgagttggagatggatatttcttatcagcaggtggtgagcattgctaggaggattgagggtatgcatgctagggagagagatgagagggaggccaagatgtCTCGAGAGCCGGGCCATTTCTCTAGTGCCCGTGCTCCAGCTGCatgtcatcatggtaggggttatatgagttgccatgttcattcagctcttccagcagcca GTGGTAAAG ATTCCGATATTGATCCTAGTGGTGTCCAGGAG ACACTTGGGGATGAGGCAAGACAATTGTACTTGTGTAAAGTCGGCAATTTGAACATGGTTAAACTTGACAT ggtTGTGACATTGTCTGTTTTAAAAACATGA